The Leucobacter viscericola sequence ACCTCTTCGTGTCGGTGGTTGCACTGCTCGCGGGACTCGGCTGGGCAGAGGGGCGCATCGGCAGTCTGCGCACGATCATCGCCTTTGTGATTACGGGAACCACCGCGACGCTGATCGGCCTGGGGCTGCAGCTCGTGTCGGCGCGCCTGGACGAGTACTGGGCCATCTCAGTGCGGCACATCGACACTTTTGATCCCCTCACTCCACTCGCGGGAACACTCGCGTGGGCGAGCGCTTCCGCCTCACCGCTGTGGCGGCGACGCATTCGTGTCTTGCTCATCGGCGTCGCGGCGACCCTTTTGCTGTACCGCAGCTCTCCCGCCTACCTGTATCTTGCGATCGCGGTGGGTGTTGGGTTGTTGGGCGGCAGGATCAGCGTCGGCCGACCGAAGCGCGCGGCCTTTTCAAGCTCGCGTCACGAGGTGCGCAGCCTCCTCGCGGCCGTGACGGCGGTGCTTGCGGCGGGCCCACTGTTCCGGCTCATTTCTTCGCCCCACCAGAGGGCGTTTGCCCTCGGACAGGTCATGTTCGGAGAGCTGCCCTCGCGACCCGAACTGGGGCCCTGCCCGCCCGGCGCAAACTCTCTCGCCTGCCCGGGCGTCTTGCTTTGGGACCACAACCCGGCGCTCATCGGGGTGCAGGTGATTGTCGCCGTGCTGTTGCTGCTCTGCGCGTGGGGCCTGCTCAAGGGGCGCCGCCTCGCGCTGTGGACCATGGTGGTGCTATCGGCCGCGGCGGCGGTCATCGTGACAACGCGCCTGATCAGTGCGCCGCGTGACGAGACCTTCTCCGAGCGACACGGGCTTGAAACCGCGCTCTGGCTGTTCTCGGGCATCGCGATCCCAGTGGCCTTCATGATCGTTCTCATCTGGCAGCGTCGCGCATTTCCGCCAAGAGCTCGCGCCGGGGCCGCCGCCCACACTCGTGACCGTGACGCGCTACTGCGCAGCAACGGCAACACCCTCAGCTGGATGGCCACGTGGCCGGGCAACCAGACTTTCGTGACCACCGACGGGCAAAACGCAGTCGCCTATCGCGCCGTGAACGGGTTTGCCATCACCATCTCCGATCCATTCGGTGCGGCCGACACCGCTCAGAACACACAAGCCACCCTCAACGAGTTCATCGCGTACTGCGACAGCGTTGCCCTGCAACCCGCGTTCTACAGCATCCACGATTCCACGGCCGAGCCGCTTCGTAGGGCTGGCTGGTCCACCCTCGAGGTCGCAGAGGAGACGATCCTCGACCCGCGCACCTTCACGCTCAGCGGTAAGCGCGCGCAGGATCTTCGCACGGCAGTGAACCGGGCCAACCGCACCGGCCTGCGCACCCGCATGGCCACCTGGACCGACCTGCCGCTGCGCATCACCACGCAGATCACGAACATCTCGGAGGAGTGGGTCGCCAACAAGGATCTGCCAGAGCTGTCGTTTACCCTCGGTGGTCTCGACGAGCTGCAGGATGCCGACGTGCTCGTTGCGATCGTGCTCGACGAAGAAGACAACGTGCTCGCGATCACGAGCTGGTTGCCGATGTACCAGAACGGGATCGTCACCGGCCGCACCCTCGACGTGATGCGTCGCCGATCCACAGCCCCCAACGGCACGATGGAGTTTCTCATCGCCGACACGATCCGGCAGTTCGGTGAAGACGAGCTTGCTCTGGTCAGCCTCTCGGGTTCGCCCCTTGCCCAGACCGCGACCGCCGCCGACTCGACGCTCAACCGCCTCATGCAGCTGCTCAGTCGCGGGCTCGAACCGTCATACGGATTCCGCTCGCTTGCTCGGTTCAAGGCCAAGTTCTCTTCGAACTCGCAGCCCATGTATCTCGCCTACCGCGACTCGCTCGCGCTGCCCGCAATCGGGTTTGCGCTCGGCCGGTGCTACCTGCCGACGGCGGCGCCAAGGCAGCTCGCTTCGCTGTTGCGGGCGAAGTAACCAACGAAGCTACAGCTCGACACCCGCCCGTGCGACAATCACGGCCACCTGCACGCGGTTCTCGGTGCCCCACTTCACATTGATGGCTCGCAGGCTCGACTTCACGGTCGACTCCGCGACGAAGAGCTGGGCGCCAATGTCGCGGTCGGAGGCTCCCGTGGCGATTGCGATGGCGACATCGCGCTCTCGCTCGGTCAGCAGGGTGAGCTGCGCCTCCGCCTGCCGCTGCGCCGCGAGCGAGGGGGATCGCGAGACCCAGTCACGCAGCTGACGTGCGCTGCGCGGAGAGAAGCTCGCTTCACCGCGGGCCACGTGCCGAATCGCGCGCACGATCTCGTCGGGTCCCTCGTCCTTGAGTAGGAAACCGTCGGCCCCCGCGAGAATCGCCTCGAGCACCGTGCCGTCTTCGTCAAACGCGGTCATCATGAGAAACGCGGGTGTGCCGTGCGCGAACCCCTTTGCCGCGCGCACGGCATCGATGCCGTTCATGCCGGGCATACGCACGTCGATCAGCACGACATCTGGCCGCTGATCCCGA is a genomic window containing:
- a CDS encoding bifunctional lysylphosphatidylglycerol flippase/synthetase MprF; the encoded protein is MRQNIKRWLQTRPVTLTITAIVLLGGTALLILGPHARLEELTVDLTSITQRQWWTFVTSQLLVVGWVNLFVSVVALLAGLGWAEGRIGSLRTIIAFVITGTTATLIGLGLQLVSARLDEYWAISVRHIDTFDPLTPLAGTLAWASASASPLWRRRIRVLLIGVAATLLLYRSSPAYLYLAIAVGVGLLGGRISVGRPKRAAFSSSRHEVRSLLAAVTAVLAAGPLFRLISSPHQRAFALGQVMFGELPSRPELGPCPPGANSLACPGVLLWDHNPALIGVQVIVAVLLLLCAWGLLKGRRLALWTMVVLSAAAAVIVTTRLISAPRDETFSERHGLETALWLFSGIAIPVAFMIVLIWQRRAFPPRARAGAAAHTRDRDALLRSNGNTLSWMATWPGNQTFVTTDGQNAVAYRAVNGFAITISDPFGAADTAQNTQATLNEFIAYCDSVALQPAFYSIHDSTAEPLRRAGWSTLEVAEETILDPRTFTLSGKRAQDLRTAVNRANRTGLRTRMATWTDLPLRITTQITNISEEWVANKDLPELSFTLGGLDELQDADVLVAIVLDEEDNVLAITSWLPMYQNGIVTGRTLDVMRRRSTAPNGTMEFLIADTIRQFGEDELALVSLSGSPLAQTATAADSTLNRLMQLLSRGLEPSYGFRSLARFKAKFSSNSQPMYLAYRDSLALPAIGFALGRCYLPTAAPRQLASLLRAK
- a CDS encoding response regulator transcription factor, producing MPLTQTAANHASAEPANPSQSAPTIRLAIIDDDALVRAGFKALLTASADLQIVAEGESGLDVSRIIRDQRPDVVLIDVRMPGMNGIDAVRAAKGFAHGTPAFLMMTAFDEDGTVLEAILAGADGFLLKDEGPDEIVRAIRHVARGEASFSPRSARQLRDWVSRSPSLAAQRQAEAQLTLLTERERDVAIAIATGASDRDIGAQLFVAESTVKSSLRAINVKWGTENRVQVAVIVARAGVEL